The following coding sequences are from one Phycisphaerales bacterium window:
- a CDS encoding N-acetylmuramic acid 6-phosphate etherase translates to MYRLREAMGANIPQADRLAGMSQLPPNRSHVTTEIPHPGSSDLGAIETSAAVALMIDEQRAVADALEMAMPALVSFVDDLAGRMKGGGRLIYLGAGTSGRLGVLDASECPPTFMSSPDQVLGIIAGGDSSLRLSSEGMEDDPHGSQEILTDIGLNSSDTLLGIAAGGTTPYVLGALPAAKKAGVMTGLLTCAESVTSVDSCDHLIVIPTGPEVLRGSTRLKAGSATKAALNMITTIAFVRLGKVHRDLMIDIRCTNDKLADRAIRILAELRPGLSRSDAHAKLKACGGSLKQALSETIQSLER, encoded by the coding sequence TTGTACCGCCTTCGTGAGGCAATGGGTGCCAATATTCCTCAGGCGGATAGACTTGCTGGCATGTCACAATTGCCGCCTAACCGTAGCCATGTCACCACCGAAATTCCCCATCCAGGCAGCTCAGATCTGGGGGCGATCGAAACGAGTGCCGCAGTCGCACTAATGATCGACGAGCAGCGGGCCGTTGCCGATGCACTAGAAATGGCTATGCCGGCCCTCGTGAGCTTTGTTGACGATCTTGCGGGCCGTATGAAAGGTGGCGGTAGGCTGATTTATCTCGGAGCAGGTACCTCTGGAAGACTCGGTGTATTAGATGCATCTGAGTGCCCCCCTACCTTTATGAGCTCGCCAGATCAGGTGCTCGGAATCATTGCAGGTGGCGACTCATCACTTAGGCTCAGCAGCGAGGGCATGGAGGACGATCCTCACGGGAGTCAGGAAATTCTCACCGATATTGGGCTCAATAGCAGTGACACGCTCCTGGGGATTGCTGCTGGAGGCACGACGCCCTATGTCTTAGGTGCATTGCCCGCCGCCAAGAAGGCTGGCGTTATGACAGGCCTTTTAACATGCGCAGAATCAGTCACATCCGTGGATTCCTGTGACCATCTGATTGTCATACCCACCGGTCCTGAGGTACTGCGTGGCTCTACGCGGCTCAAGGCAGGGTCAGCAACAAAAGCCGCTTTGAACATGATTACGACCATCGCCTTTGTTCGTCTTGGCAAAGTCCATCGCGATCTGATGATTGATATTCGATGTACCAACGATAAATTGGCAGATCGAGCGATTCGTATTCTGGCAGAATTACGCCCGGGGCTATCGCGTTCCGATGCACATGCCAAATTGAAGGCATGCGGCGGTTCACTGAAACAGGCATTGTCTGAGACGATTCAGTCTTTAGAAAGATGA